The following proteins come from a genomic window of Fusibacter sp. A1:
- a CDS encoding TetR/AcrR family transcriptional regulator, which produces MKREEQKEESKMMIVNALLELMESEDYDRIKASDIIKKAGVGRMTFYRHFEDKDKVIYHYFSKYTIEQGKLLSKMKNASIGDLLLSHFQMMHSARHIDLLIKNNQLIPLLEEYSLMTMSFFEVVKETDLYKRMFNTAGIFKITEHWIKTGMKESAEEMTDIIMDLIEK; this is translated from the coding sequence ATGAAAAGAGAAGAACAAAAAGAAGAATCGAAAATGATGATTGTAAATGCACTATTGGAATTAATGGAATCAGAAGATTATGATAGGATAAAGGCTTCTGATATCATAAAGAAAGCTGGTGTAGGGAGGATGACTTTCTACCGTCATTTTGAGGACAAAGATAAGGTTATTTATCATTACTTTTCTAAGTACACTATTGAGCAAGGTAAACTACTTTCAAAAATGAAGAATGCGAGTATTGGAGATTTATTACTCAGTCACTTTCAAATGATGCATTCTGCAAGGCATATTGATTTACTCATTAAAAATAACCAACTGATTCCTCTGCTAGAAGAATATAGTCTTATGACTATGTCTTTCTTTGAAGTCGTTAAAGAGACTGATTTATACAAAAGAATGTTCAATACAGCAGGGATATTCAAGATAACAGAGCATTGGATTAAAACAGGCATGAAAGAGTCAGCAGAAGAGATGACAGATATTATCATGGACTTGATAGAAAAATAG